From the genome of Streptomyces sp. FXJ1.172:
CGCCAACGGACTTCCCGGGCTAGGTCCCGGTTGCTGGCGTTCATCACTGACACTGCGGTCAGCACGTTCCGGGCCGACAGCCACTACGTTCTACTGCCAGTGGGAACCTGCGGGCCCGGGGCCGCTGTACACAAGCGATGACAGCCGATACCCCCCGGCAACGAGGGTCAGACCGGTTGGGTGGGGGCAGCCAGCACGGGCACCTTGTCGTCCGGCGTGACGGCGGTGCGCGAGCGGGTGCGGTGGTGGAAGGTGAGGAGGCTGATCAAGGCAACTGCCGCGAACCACAGCAGCTGAGCTAGTAGGTAGGCGGGTGTGCGCTGGGTGGAGAAGCAGGCGGCGGTGGCGGCTTGGACAGCGCCGTAGGAGGGCAGCAGCCGGATGAAGGGACTGTTGGCCCCGGAGCTCGCCAACGGGTTTTGCATGGCCACGTCGATGACGCTGGTCATGATCAGCGCGAACATGCCCTCCACTTCCCGACACAGCACCGAGCCGTAGATGACGCCGAGGGCTCCGTAGGTTAGGGCTGCGCTGAACAGGGCCGCGCCGAGCTGGAGTGGCTGCACAGGTGACCAGGCGGCGCAGATGACGGCGGTGGCGTAGGCGGCGACCGCTGCGGAGGCGAGGGTCAGGGAGGTGGTCTTGGCGGCGACCAGGTGAATGCGGGGGTAGCCCGCCATGGCCAGGCGCCGGTCGAAACGGCCTCCGCTGAAGGTGGCGGCAAACATCATGAAACCGGTGATCAGCGTGACGGCGTTGATTGCCCCCGTGATCTGCGTGAGCAGGTTGCCGGCCGGGGCCAGCCGCTCCCCGGTGGCGTCCAGCCGGAACGGCACAGGCCTGTCAGGGATGTTGAGGTACACGAGCGTGATCCACGCGGGGACGAATAGGACGACCAGCAGCATCGCGAAGCGGTTGCGGGCGTGCTCGACCAGGTCGTACCGGGTCGCGGTGGTGTACAGGGTGAGATGTCTCCTCATGCCGCCACCGCCGGGTCAAGCACGAGGATGCCGCCGTCCAAGCGCCACAGTTCGTCCAATCGTTCCAGGTCGTACGCCAGGTGGGATACGACGAGCACGGAGCGCCCCTCGGCGCGCAGGCCGTCGGCGAGGCGCCAGAACCGCTGGTAGGTGTCCCAGTCGAAGCCCTGGTAGGGCTCGTCCAGCAGCAGGACCTGCGGGTCGTGCATGAGCGCGAGCGTCAGGTTGAGCTTCTGCCGGGTGCCGCCACTGAGCACTCCAGCGCGCACGTCGGCGTACTCGGCGAAGCGCAGCTCATCCATGATCTCCTCGGCGCGCTGAAGGTCTGTCAGGCCATACGCGGCCTGGAAGAACTTCAGGTGCTGGCGGACGGTCAGGGCGTCGTTGAGGGCGACGTCCTGCGGGCAGTAACCGAAGCGTCCCTGGTGGAACACTGTTCCGGCATCCGGGCACAGCTCGCCGGAGAGAATCTTGAGCAGGGTGGACTTGCCGGCTCCGTTCTCTCCGACGATGCCGACCAGCACTCCCGGTCCGAGGTCCAGGTCGATACCGCGCAGCACCTGCCGCCGGCCGTAGGCGTGCCGCAGTCCCCGGACCTTCATCACTCACCTGACACGGTCGACGACCGTGACGGTCAGCGCTTCCAGCAGGTCCCGGGCCTGCGATGGGGGAAGTGCGGCCAACGCTTCGCGGGCCTTGACCGCGTACCCGCGAGCCATCTCGGCGGCCTGATCGACAGCCTCGCTGCGGGCGAGGATCTGAGCCAGCAGGCGGTGGGCGGTGACGGCGTCGGAGTCGTCACAGAACAGCTCCTGAAGCCTGTCCAAGTCCTCCGCGCTGGTGGCGTCCCGGGCCAGGAGGACCGGCACGGTCGGCTGCCGGTTGGCCACATCGGTCAGGCCCCCCGACTCCGCGGCGCCGACGTAGGGAAGAAGGTCATCACGGATCTGGAACGCCATGCCCAGTTCCTCACCGTAGGCGCGCAGCGCCGCCTCGTGGGCAGCGGGCGCGTCGGCCA
Proteins encoded in this window:
- a CDS encoding ABC transporter permease, with translation MRRHLTLYTTATRYDLVEHARNRFAMLLVVLFVPAWITLVYLNIPDRPVPFRLDATGERLAPAGNLLTQITGAINAVTLITGFMMFAATFSGGRFDRRLAMAGYPRIHLVAAKTTSLTLASAAVAAYATAVICAAWSPVQPLQLGAALFSAALTYGALGVIYGSVLCREVEGMFALIMTSVIDVAMQNPLASSGANSPFIRLLPSYGAVQAATAACFSTQRTPAYLLAQLLWFAAVALISLLTFHHRTRSRTAVTPDDKVPVLAAPTQPV
- a CDS encoding ABC transporter ATP-binding protein, encoding MKVRGLRHAYGRRQVLRGIDLDLGPGVLVGIVGENGAGKSTLLKILSGELCPDAGTVFHQGRFGYCPQDVALNDALTVRQHLKFFQAAYGLTDLQRAEEIMDELRFAEYADVRAGVLSGGTRQKLNLTLALMHDPQVLLLDEPYQGFDWDTYQRFWRLADGLRAEGRSVLVVSHLAYDLERLDELWRLDGGILVLDPAVAA